In the genome of Neofelis nebulosa isolate mNeoNeb1 chromosome 8, mNeoNeb1.pri, whole genome shotgun sequence, one region contains:
- the NEUROD4 gene encoding neurogenic differentiation factor 4 has protein sequence MAKPYVKPKEMTELVNTPSWMDKALGSQNEMKEEERRSAAYGMLGSLAEEHDSIEEEEEEEEDGEKPKRRGPKKKKMTKARLERFRARRVKANARERTRMHGLNDALDNLRRVMPCYSKTQKLSKIETLRLARNYIWALSEVLETGQTPEGKGFVEMLCKGLSQPTSNLVAGCLQLGPQSVLLEKHEEKSPICDSAISVHNFNYQSPGLPSPPYGHMETHLINLKPQVFKSLGESSFGSHPPDCSTPPYEGPLTPPLSISGNFSLKQDGSPDLDKSYSFMPHYPSASLSSGHVHSTPFQAGTPRYDVPIDMSYDSYPHHGIGAQLNTIFTD, from the coding sequence ATGGCAAAACCTTATGTGAAACCCAAGGAGATGACAGAGTTGGTCAACACACCATCCTGGATGGACAAAGCTCTGGGCTCTCAGAATGagatgaaggaggaagagagaagatcaGCTGCTTATGGGATGCTTGGAAGCTTAGCTGAAGAGCATGACAGtattgaggaggaagaagaggaggaagaggatggggaGAAGCCTAAGAGAAGGGGTcccaagaaaaagaagatgacAAAAGCTCGCCTTGAGAGATTCAGGGCTCGAAGAGTCAAGGCCAATGCTAGAGAACGGACCCGGATGCATGGCCTGAATGATGCCCTGGACAACCTGAGGAGAGTCATGCCATGTTACTCTAAGACTCAAAAGCTCTCCAAGATAGAGACTCTTAGACTGGCCAGGAACTATATTTGGGCTTTGTCTGAGGTCCTGGAAACTGGACAGACACCTGAAGGGAAGGGCTTTGTGGAGATGCTCTGCAAAGGGCTCTCTCAGCCTACAAGCAACCTGGTGGCTGGATGCCTCCAGCTGGGCCCTCAGTCTGTCCTCCTGGAGAAGCATGAGGAGAAATCTCCTATTTGTGACTCTGCCATCTCTGTCCATAACTTCAACTATCAGTCTCCTGGGCTCCCTAGCCCTCCTTATGGCCATATGGAAACACATCTTATTAATCTCAAACCCCAAGTATTCAAGAGTTTGGGAGAATCATCCTTTGGGAGCCATCCACCTGACTGCAGTACACCACCTTATGAGGGCCCACTCACTCCACCCTTGAGCATCAGTGGGAACTTCTCCTTGAAGCAAGATGGCTCTCCTGACCTGGATAAATCCTACAGTTTCATGCCACATTACCCTTCTGCAAGTCTAAGCTCAGGGCATGTTCATTCAACTCCCTTTCAGGCTGGTACCCCTCGTTATGATGTTCCCATAGATATGTCCTATGATTCCTACCCTCACCATGGCATTGGGGCCCAACTTAATACAATCTTCACTGATTAG